ACGCCCTGGTACAGCTGGCTGGTTTCCTTGTAGATCACGTGCTCCATCTTGGTGCCGGTCTGGTTTTCCAGCAGCGCCGAGCCCAGGTGCACGGGGTTGCCCACGGACCAGGAGCCGTAGTTCAGCTTGCCGGGATGCGCCTTGGCATCGGCGATCAGGTCACCGATGGTCTTGTAGGGGCTGTTGACGGGCACGCAGACAAAGAAGTAGTTGCGGAACAAGGGCATCAGGATGTCGAAGTCCTTGTTCAGGTCGTAGGGCAGCTTCTTGAACAGGTGGGGGTAGGCCGCGATGTGGACGTTGTCCAGCTGGATCATGTCCGTGCCGTCGGTCGCGCCGCGCTTGAATTCGTTGATGGCGATGAAGCCGTTGCCGCCGGGGCGGTTTTCCACCACCACGGGCTGGCCCCAGGCACGGCCCAGCTTGTCGGCCACCAGGCGCGAGATGCCATCGGGACCGCCGCCTACGGGGAAGGGGTTGATGATGCGCGAGGACTTGGTGGGCCACTTGTCGCTCTGTGCGAACGAGGGGGCTGCCACGGCTGCGGCAATGGCGCCAAATGCAAATGCAGCTTGGCGACGGCTCATGTTGAGCTTATGGGTCATTTTGTCTCCCTGGAAGGATGTCGATGATGAATTGCGTGTGCACCACGCATTGTTGATATCGTCGGCTGTTATTTATAGATATTCAGGCCCAGTTAATTACATTGTGTCACTTGGGGCATAAACACCTAGGTCTAGCTGAGGCTAGCAGCTATAGCAAAATAGCATAGCTTGTTTTGAAAGGTGTGAGCATGAATCTGCAGCAGATAGAGACCTTTGTTCGGGTGGCCGAAGTGGGGAGCTTCAGCAAGGCTGCGGTATTGCTGGACACCGCCCAGCCGGCGCTCAGCCGTCAGGTGCGGGCCCTGGAAACCGAGTTGCGCGAGACCCTGTTGATACGCACCGGGCGCGGCGTGACGCTGACCGATGCGGGGCGCCGCCTGCTCGAGCATGGTCACGCCATCATGCAGCGCGTGGCCATGGCCAAGGAAGACCTGGGCAGTCAGCGCGACGAGCCCGTCGGGCGTATCACCGTGGGCCTGCCGCCGAGTCTGGCGCGGCGCCTGACCTTGCCCCTGATCGACGGCTTCAGCCGCGAGATGCCCAAGGCCAGGCTGGCGGTGGTCGAAGGTTTCTCCATGAATATCTCGGAGTGGCTGACCTCGGGGCGCATGGATCTGGGCCTGGTCTACACGCCGGAGCCGCATCCGCAGATCGAGGTCTCGCCCGTGCTCGAAGAGCGTCTGTGCCTGATCGGCCCGGCCAGCACGCTGGCAGGGCGCACCAGCATTCCGTTCGAGCATCTGGCCGAGTTCCCGCTGATCATGCCCCAGCACGGGCAGATTTTCCGCAAGCTGATGGAGGCCCAGGCCACGCTGTCACAGGTCAAGCTCAATGTGGTCTGGGAGGTTTCCAGTGTGCCCGCCATTCTGGATCTGGTGCGCGGCGGCTATGGCTATGCGGCGCTGACCGACAGCGCCATGCACAGTCATGCCACGGATGCATCGCTGGTGGAGGTGCCCATCAAGTCTCCGCATATCGTCAGCACCTTGTGCCTGGTGCAGCCCGCCAAGAAGAAGTCCACGCCTCTGATGCGCCGCACGGCCGAGTTGCTGCGCCGTCTCAGCATGCAGGTCTGCTCGGTGGAGAGCGGCCATATCTGAACGCCGCGCCTGTACCGGGGCATTGCCGCTGCTGGTTCATGCTCCTGTTAGTAGAGCTTGTTGCGCTTGTTGAGTAAAGATTTCAGATATATATCTATCTGAAATCGATTTAAGGCGGGCGCTATAAGCTTCTGAAACGATAGCATCAAAGCTGGGGGCGCAAGGTTCTGGCGGCCTCCTGCAGCAGCGGCAGTATTTCCAGCTGCATGGTTTGCGGGCTCATGCGCTTGGCCGATGTCACCACATTCAGCGCTGCCACGGTGCGCCCGCGCATATTGCGCAGTGGCACAGCCACGGCCTGAATCGCCAGTTCATGCTCTTCGAGCGCCATGCAGTAGTCGAGGCGGCGCACCTCGTCGAGCAAGCCCTTGAGCGCCGCACCATCGGAGACCGTGTGCGCCGTCAGCTTGGGTAGGTCATAGGTGGCCAGCCAGTCGTCGAGCTCCGAGCCCGAGAGCGAGGCCAGCAGCACCCGGCCCGTGGACGTGGCATGCGCCGGCAGGCGCGTGCCCAGGTGCAGTCCGTGGGCCATCAGCCGCTCGCCTTTTTCATGCACGGCGCTGCGCGCGACGATGACGACTTCGCGGCCCTCGCGCACCACACAGGAGTAGGACAGTCCGGTCTGCGCTGCCAGCCTGTGCAGCACGGGTTGCACGATGCGCGGCAGCCGGGCCGAGGCCAGATAGCTGCCCGACAGGCGCAGCACCTTGGGCGCCAGCCAGAAATAGCTGCCATCGGATTCCAGATAGCCGAGATAGGCCAGGGTGAGCAGATGGCGCCTGGCGGCGGCGCGCGTGATGCCCGCGCGTTCGGCCGCCATGGTGGCGTTCAGGCGCTGGCGCTCGGTGTCGAAGCTCTCGAGCACGGCCAGGCCCTTGGCCAGGCCGGCAATGAAGTCCGCTGCAGCGATGGTAGGGGTGCCGGGTTCACTCATGCTCGGTTCCGTCGTTCTTGTTTTGCGCGATCTTCGTTCTCATTGTGCGATTATCGCGCAGACATCGATTCTCTCCTTTGTCTTGATGCAGCACAAAACTTAGTCTTGCTGCACAGCGCAATCGGCGTCGTCACGCGCGCCGATCGACAGGTTTTTGAGCCATAACAAGGAGTCATATTCATGCGTACACAAGTCGCCATCATCGGTGCCGGTCCCTCGGGTTTGCTGCTGGGGCAGTTGCTCTACAAGGCGGGCATCGACAACATCATCATCGAGCAGCGCAGCGCCGACTATGTGCTGGGCCGCATCCGCGCCGGCGTGCTGGAGCAGGTGACGGTGGATCTGCTCAAGCAGGCGGGTGCCGACAAGCGCATGAATGAGGAAGGTCTGCCTCACGATGGCATCGAGCTGCTGTTCAAGGGCAAGCGTCACCGCATCGACCTCAACGGCCTGACCGGCGGCAAGCGCGTGATGGTCTACGGCCAGACCGAAGTCACCCGTGACCTGATGGAAGTGCGTGCCCAGGAGGGGTTGACCACGGTGTACGAGGCCAGTCACGTGCAGCCCGTGGACTTCGAGAGCGACAAGCCCAAGGTGCGTTACGAAAAAGACGGCCAGGTGCACGAGATCGAATGCGACTTCATCGCCGGTTGCGACGGCTTTCACGGCATCTGCCGCGCCAGCGCGCCTCAGGACAAGATCAAGACCTTCGAGAAGGTCTATCCATTCGGCTGGCTGGGCCTGCTCTCCGATACGCCGCCCGTGTCGCACGAGCTGATCTACGCCAACACCGAACGCGGCTTTGCCCTGTGCAGCCAGCGCAGCGCCACGCGCAGCCGCTACTATCTGCA
This DNA window, taken from Comamonas testosteroni TK102, encodes the following:
- a CDS encoding Bug family tripartite tricarboxylate transporter substrate binding protein, which codes for MTHKLNMSRRQAAFAFGAIAAAVAAPSFAQSDKWPTKSSRIINPFPVGGGPDGISRLVADKLGRAWGQPVVVENRPGGNGFIAINEFKRGATDGTDMIQLDNVHIAAYPHLFKKLPYDLNKDFDILMPLFRNYFFVCVPVNSPYKTIGDLIADAKAHPGKLNYGSWSVGNPVHLGSALLENQTGTKMEHVIYKETSQLYQGVANGELTFALGSLGTAGPLVRGGKLRFLAVAAPSRIAGFENVPTVSESGGPKDFAAIGWNALAVRPGTPAAVVEKIRTDVRQALTGQDVKEKFAAFGYESFNPTPAEFKAFMASESKRFGEVIKKAGLALD
- a CDS encoding LysR family transcriptional regulator, whose protein sequence is MNLQQIETFVRVAEVGSFSKAAVLLDTAQPALSRQVRALETELRETLLIRTGRGVTLTDAGRRLLEHGHAIMQRVAMAKEDLGSQRDEPVGRITVGLPPSLARRLTLPLIDGFSREMPKARLAVVEGFSMNISEWLTSGRMDLGLVYTPEPHPQIEVSPVLEERLCLIGPASTLAGRTSIPFEHLAEFPLIMPQHGQIFRKLMEAQATLSQVKLNVVWEVSSVPAILDLVRGGYGYAALTDSAMHSHATDASLVEVPIKSPHIVSTLCLVQPAKKKSTPLMRRTAELLRRLSMQVCSVESGHI
- a CDS encoding IclR family transcriptional regulator domain-containing protein; protein product: MSEPGTPTIAAADFIAGLAKGLAVLESFDTERQRLNATMAAERAGITRAAARRHLLTLAYLGYLESDGSYFWLAPKVLRLSGSYLASARLPRIVQPVLHRLAAQTGLSYSCVVREGREVVIVARSAVHEKGERLMAHGLHLGTRLPAHATSTGRVLLASLSGSELDDWLATYDLPKLTAHTVSDGAALKGLLDEVRRLDYCMALEEHELAIQAVAVPLRNMRGRTVAALNVVTSAKRMSPQTMQLEILPLLQEAARTLRPQL
- the pobA gene encoding 4-hydroxybenzoate 3-monooxygenase, producing the protein MRTQVAIIGAGPSGLLLGQLLYKAGIDNIIIEQRSADYVLGRIRAGVLEQVTVDLLKQAGADKRMNEEGLPHDGIELLFKGKRHRIDLNGLTGGKRVMVYGQTEVTRDLMEVRAQEGLTTVYEASHVQPVDFESDKPKVRYEKDGQVHEIECDFIAGCDGFHGICRASAPQDKIKTFEKVYPFGWLGLLSDTPPVSHELIYANTERGFALCSQRSATRSRYYLQVPLTDKVEDWSDEAFWEELKKRLDPEARANLVTGPSLEKSIAPLRSFVTEPMRFGRMFLAGDAAHIVPPTGAKGLNLAASDVGYLSQAFVEYYQEQSEAGIDRYSEQCLRRVWKAERFSWWMTSMLHNFPGEGEFNTKVQEAELDYIVHSEAGSTSLAENYVGLPLV